One genomic region from Bacteroidota bacterium encodes:
- a CDS encoding HNH endonuclease signature motif containing protein, producing the protein MLDAVQQSGGSGVYLSDSVRAHPRKFGVQYLDQSFTLWVYIWTLTHGGRASLPGEYRIQMTTVNSPLALNLSGYTVLVGYEPSLGIFGGFDIAQHQTFTPGSSSVQIDLSALQAALQNGLDFTTKDNQEVAIGIRPDQFLEYVLNALLLHTGSAEVLPLVQRAAASEDVEAEANTLPPERKRVVTEVSRLSRAANFRRKVLDAYGHRCAVTRAQLRLVDAAHILPVAVEGSTDVTTNGITLSPTMHRAFDHGLIFLDPDRFVRLNNEKADRLRTLGLSDGLADLTASLDSRIHLPADQDLWPSITIIERANTYRRIPGYS; encoded by the coding sequence GTGCTTGACGCCGTCCAGCAATCGGGCGGATCAGGCGTCTATCTTTCGGATAGCGTCCGAGCGCATCCGCGGAAGTTCGGCGTCCAGTACCTCGACCAGAGTTTCACGTTGTGGGTTTACATCTGGACGCTCACCCACGGCGGGCGCGCGAGCCTACCCGGTGAGTATCGCATCCAAATGACGACGGTGAACTCGCCTTTGGCGCTCAATCTAAGCGGGTACACAGTCCTCGTGGGATACGAACCCAGCCTCGGAATCTTCGGCGGCTTCGACATAGCGCAGCACCAAACGTTCACGCCCGGCTCGTCATCGGTTCAGATCGACCTCAGCGCTTTGCAGGCTGCTCTGCAGAACGGGTTGGATTTCACAACGAAGGACAATCAGGAAGTTGCGATAGGCATTCGCCCCGACCAGTTCTTGGAATACGTCCTGAACGCGCTACTCCTCCACACCGGGAGCGCCGAAGTGCTGCCTCTAGTCCAACGCGCAGCGGCATCGGAGGACGTTGAAGCGGAAGCCAACACGCTGCCACCTGAGAGGAAGCGCGTGGTAACGGAAGTAAGCCGTCTCAGTCGCGCTGCAAACTTCCGTCGCAAAGTATTGGACGCCTACGGCCACCGTTGTGCTGTCACGCGAGCACAGCTCCGGTTAGTAGACGCGGCGCATATTCTCCCGGTGGCCGTAGAGGGTTCGACAGACGTGACCACAAACGGTATCACTCTGTCGCCTACAATGCACCGAGCCTTCGATCATGGGCTGATTTTTCTGGACCCCGACCGTTTCGTTCGTCTGAACAACGAGAAAGCCGACCGACTACGAACGCTCGGTCTTTCTGACGGCCTTGCAGACCTGACAGCATCGCTTGATTCGCGCATACACCTCCCTGCGGATCAGGATCTTTGGCCTTCCATCACAATCATCGAACGGGCAAATACCTACCGTCGCATTCCTGGTTACAGTTAG
- a CDS encoding NAD(P)/FAD-dependent oxidoreductase, with protein sequence MHYDFDVAVVGAGHNALVSAAYLAKAGYRVGVFERRDIVGGAVSTKEIIPGYQFDLGGSAHILIRLTPIIDELDLYEHGLDYIELDPLFYSSSGDGDSLFFYRSADRTADHIESQFPGEGEAYRRFIQEWHPFSKTIKDIFLSTPGPFELGRKMVFGPSAQMDWQRALGLIMKPYGEVVDEYFNEEKVKTPLVWMAAQSGPPPTEPITAPFLLWHPLYHEGGAARPRGGSGMLTQALRMCIEAHGGAVFTSAPVGDILVEKDRATGVRVGSDVYTARCVLSGTHILETVERLLPARYRTSSTAAPRVGNGFGAILRLALSEPVQYAAHPGDEARIGLQLLCRDRQQVTSAYGDYLRGEPAHDPPIVAMTFSAVDDSLAPPGGEVLWLWAQYYPYELANGQSWDDIEDAVADRILDTFEQYAPETRGKVVGQLFQHPLWLERELGLFRGNVMHLEMSLDQMFMMRPFPTMSGYRSHVDGLYLTGASTHPGGGIMGASGRNAARVIMKDLEKKIY encoded by the coding sequence ATGCACTATGATTTTGACGTTGCTGTCGTCGGAGCCGGCCACAACGCGCTCGTGTCGGCGGCCTATCTCGCCAAGGCAGGATACCGCGTCGGTGTCTTTGAACGTCGTGACATTGTAGGGGGTGCTGTATCTACCAAAGAGATTATACCCGGATATCAGTTCGACCTCGGTGGTAGCGCGCACATACTCATTCGCTTGACCCCTATTATTGACGAACTAGACCTGTACGAACATGGCCTAGATTACATAGAGTTAGATCCGCTCTTTTACTCTTCCTCTGGCGACGGAGACAGTCTTTTTTTCTACCGAAGTGCAGACCGGACGGCTGATCACATCGAGTCTCAGTTCCCGGGCGAAGGCGAGGCCTACCGGCGTTTCATCCAGGAGTGGCACCCGTTCTCCAAAACGATCAAGGACATCTTCCTCTCGACGCCGGGGCCGTTCGAGCTCGGGAGGAAGATGGTGTTCGGTCCCTCAGCCCAGATGGACTGGCAGCGGGCGCTGGGGCTCATCATGAAGCCCTACGGCGAGGTAGTCGACGAGTATTTCAACGAGGAGAAGGTGAAGACGCCGCTCGTGTGGATGGCGGCGCAGTCTGGACCGCCACCCACAGAGCCCATCACCGCGCCCTTTCTGCTCTGGCATCCGCTCTACCACGAAGGCGGCGCGGCCCGTCCCCGAGGCGGGTCCGGCATGCTAACACAGGCGCTGCGCATGTGCATTGAAGCGCACGGCGGGGCCGTGTTTACCTCGGCACCTGTCGGAGATATACTCGTCGAAAAAGACAGAGCTACCGGCGTGCGTGTAGGTAGCGACGTGTACACCGCCAGGTGCGTCCTCTCCGGTACCCACATACTAGAAACAGTCGAACGTCTTCTGCCAGCCCGCTACCGCACGTCTTCCACAGCGGCGCCTCGCGTGGGAAACGGGTTCGGGGCCATTTTGCGACTGGCGCTCTCGGAGCCGGTGCAGTACGCGGCGCATCCCGGTGACGAAGCACGCATTGGGCTCCAGCTCCTCTGCCGGGACCGGCAGCAGGTTACGAGTGCCTACGGCGACTACCTGCGTGGTGAGCCCGCCCACGACCCGCCGATCGTAGCCATGACGTTCAGCGCGGTCGACGATTCGCTTGCCCCGCCTGGTGGCGAGGTGCTTTGGCTCTGGGCACAGTACTACCCGTATGAACTCGCAAACGGCCAGTCCTGGGACGACATCGAGGACGCTGTAGCCGACCGCATCCTGGACACCTTCGAGCAGTACGCTCCCGAGACCCGCGGTAAGGTAGTGGGCCAACTTTTCCAGCATCCTCTCTGGCTGGAGCGCGAGTTAGGTCTCTTCAGGGGCAACGTGATGCACCTGGAGATGAGCCTTGACCAGATGTTCATGATGCGGCCCTTCCCCACCATGAGCGGCTATCGCAGCCACGTCGACGGGCTGTACCTCACCGGAGCGAGCACGCACCCCGGCGGCGGTATCATGGGAGCTTCGGGGCGCAACGCAGCGCGCGTCATCATGAAGGACCTCGAGAAAAAAATCTATTGA
- a CDS encoding lycopene cyclase domain-containing protein: MTYLAFHAAFILPPISALIVLQRKPMGGIGAKRAWGWIALVALIAFIYTTAWDNYLVYRGVWYYGEDRVLATIGYVPIEEYMFFLLQPVLTGLWLMIVHAQISDSHAESSSSIRPLLVAFWSAVSLAGVAMLFGTRTLYMGLILAWAGPVLAGMAWLSAPVFWRHRRAWIVGIAVPTVYLWIADRFAISNGIWDISNTYSLDFDPLGLPIEEAVFFLVTNILVVQGLLMFIASQPGDLPSRFPKKLLAITDQT, encoded by the coding sequence TTGACCTACCTCGCGTTCCACGCCGCGTTCATCCTCCCACCCATCTCGGCACTGATCGTGCTCCAGCGGAAACCGATGGGAGGCATCGGTGCGAAGCGTGCGTGGGGCTGGATCGCGCTGGTTGCGCTGATCGCCTTCATCTACACGACAGCGTGGGACAACTACCTCGTGTACCGAGGCGTGTGGTACTACGGTGAAGACCGGGTGCTGGCAACGATTGGGTACGTGCCCATTGAGGAGTATATGTTCTTTCTGTTACAGCCTGTACTGACTGGATTATGGCTCATGATTGTGCATGCTCAGATCTCGGATTCCCATGCCGAGAGTTCCAGTAGCATTCGCCCTCTACTGGTTGCATTCTGGTCCGCCGTGAGCCTTGCAGGCGTGGCTATGCTGTTCGGTACTCGCACGTTATACATGGGTCTTATCCTGGCGTGGGCTGGCCCGGTCCTCGCCGGTATGGCCTGGTTGTCGGCACCCGTCTTCTGGCGACACCGCCGCGCGTGGATCGTCGGCATTGCAGTGCCTACCGTGTACCTGTGGATCGCCGACCGCTTCGCCATCAGCAATGGCATCTGGGACATCTCGAACACGTACAGTTTGGACTTCGACCCGCTGGGCCTGCCCATTGAGGAAGCAGTCTTCTTCCTCGTCACCAACATCTTGGTGGTGCAGGGCTTGCTGATGTTCATCGCCTCCCAACCAGGAGACTTACCCTCCAGGTTTCCCAAAAAGCTGCTTGCAATAACGGATCAAACGTGA
- a CDS encoding site-specific DNA-methyltransferase, which translates to MSKQKSLFPRPAYETDLGRIFQADSLAVLPSLSEGEVNLIMTSPPFGLVRKKDYGNADAEDYLDWFKPFAEQFHRVLADDGSLVIDIGGAWIPRQPTRSLYHFELLIMLCKQFGFHLAQEFYWWNPSKLPTPAEWVNIRRIRVKDAVNCVWWLSKTPWPKASNRRVLTPYSKSMKGLLKNGYKAKLRPSGHDISDKFSRNNGAAIPPNLIAVANTESNSSYLRSCEEHGISPHPARFPADVPELFVRMLTDTGDLVLDPFAGSCVTGEVCERLSRRWVCVDEVAEYVDGAKLRFEGGVESRAGRTVPSYSISHPAALWNGVEGEAPLPQDGGRKRPKKTDKRK; encoded by the coding sequence GTGAGTAAGCAGAAGTCTTTATTCCCCCGGCCAGCGTACGAAACCGATCTCGGTCGCATCTTCCAGGCTGACTCTCTCGCGGTGCTTCCGTCGCTGTCGGAAGGCGAAGTCAACCTGATAATGACCTCGCCGCCCTTCGGCCTCGTTAGGAAGAAGGACTACGGCAACGCCGACGCGGAAGACTATCTAGACTGGTTCAAGCCGTTTGCCGAGCAGTTCCACCGGGTGCTGGCCGACGATGGCTCGCTCGTCATCGACATCGGTGGTGCTTGGATACCGCGCCAGCCTACGCGCTCGCTCTATCACTTCGAGCTGCTCATCATGCTGTGCAAGCAGTTCGGCTTCCACCTCGCCCAAGAGTTCTACTGGTGGAACCCCTCGAAGCTGCCGACGCCCGCCGAGTGGGTCAACATTCGCCGCATCCGAGTCAAGGACGCCGTCAATTGCGTCTGGTGGTTGTCTAAAACGCCGTGGCCTAAAGCAAGCAACCGTCGGGTTCTGACGCCTTACAGCAAGTCGATGAAGGGACTGCTGAAGAACGGCTACAAAGCAAAACTCCGCCCGAGTGGACACGACATTAGCGACAAGTTTTCCCGCAACAACGGGGCAGCCATTCCCCCAAATCTGATTGCCGTCGCTAATACGGAAAGCAACTCCTCCTACCTCCGTTCGTGCGAAGAGCACGGAATTAGCCCACACCCAGCCCGCTTCCCTGCCGACGTGCCCGAGCTCTTCGTTCGGATGCTGACAGACACAGGCGATCTAGTCCTTGATCCGTTTGCTGGTTCGTGCGTGACGGGGGAGGTGTGTGAGCGGCTTAGCCGTAGATGGGTCTGCGTGGACGAGGTGGCAGAGTACGTGGACGGTGCGAAACTACGATTTGAGGGTGGAGTCGAGAGCAGAGCAGGCCGAACGGTTCCGTCATACAGCATCTCGCATCCGGCTGCACTCTGGAATGGAGTCGAAGGTGAGGCACCGCTTCCCCAAGACGGAGGCAGAAAGCGCCCCAAGAAAACTGACAAGCGAAAGTAG
- a CDS encoding tyrosine-type recombinase/integrase produces MDTSDHARLPATVTASGQNITVPDAQALDADLLPVYLLRFDREQTRRAYRSDLLRLFRSEFVTLRMAQQLNFVHLNAYVRELQSSGLQSSTVRRKISAIRGFYSWLIALDLVKTNPADRSVIRRVDRNSKSNLPITVLTKQQARLLVEATNLNGGAAVRDWTLVNVLLHCTLRRSEAAAMDVSHVRSSGPYWILDLPRTKGGANEYVKVPAFLVESIETMKQYYGIEGGALWRSLSRNSSRGNRMSPSAIYEVVRRTARRAGLDAKIGAHTLRHTGCTLAIESGASLQQVQTHARHKRLETTMTYVHQRDKLKDSAADYIKI; encoded by the coding sequence ATGGACACCTCCGATCACGCAAGGCTGCCAGCGACCGTTACGGCCTCAGGCCAGAATATAACCGTCCCGGACGCACAGGCGCTCGACGCTGACCTGCTACCTGTCTACTTGCTGCGCTTCGACCGTGAACAGACAAGGCGGGCCTACAGAAGTGACCTCCTGCGGCTTTTCAGATCAGAGTTTGTCACGCTCCGTATGGCGCAGCAGTTGAATTTTGTTCATCTCAACGCCTATGTCCGGGAGCTCCAGTCTTCTGGACTCCAGTCGAGCACGGTACGCAGGAAAATATCCGCTATTAGGGGGTTCTACAGCTGGCTCATAGCGCTCGATCTGGTCAAGACCAATCCTGCAGACCGAAGTGTGATTAGACGGGTAGACCGAAACTCAAAAAGCAATCTTCCAATAACAGTTTTAACGAAGCAGCAGGCACGGCTCCTTGTCGAGGCTACCAATCTGAACGGCGGAGCTGCCGTGCGGGACTGGACCCTCGTGAACGTCTTGCTGCACTGCACACTGCGCCGCTCCGAGGCCGCCGCGATGGACGTGTCGCACGTTCGAAGCTCCGGGCCTTACTGGATCCTCGACCTTCCTCGCACGAAAGGCGGCGCGAACGAGTACGTCAAGGTACCGGCCTTCCTCGTCGAGTCGATTGAAACTATGAAGCAATACTACGGTATCGAGGGAGGCGCACTCTGGCGCTCGCTGAGCCGCAATTCGAGCCGTGGAAACAGAATGTCCCCCTCTGCTATCTACGAGGTAGTGAGGCGGACTGCGCGCCGCGCTGGCCTCGACGCGAAGATCGGAGCCCACACACTGCGTCATACCGGATGCACACTCGCCATCGAGTCGGGTGCGTCTCTGCAGCAGGTGCAGACCCACGCAAGGCACAAGCGTCTCGAGACGACGATGACCTACGTGCACCAGCGTGACAAGCTCAAGGACAGCGCTGCTGACTACATCAAGATTTAA
- a CDS encoding bifunctional hydroxymethylpyrimidine kinase/phosphomethylpyrimidine kinase, protein MPNPNEPGSPRFHPVVVGALYPSVERGLAADLAAARALGGCGYPVCTSLVMAGHNVVTDATDVPEDTIRAQLEHVMQTVQPAGVKIGVLSSHPAAEAVFRFADSFDGPVVLDIQLSGPSGETVLTRRGIGVLMDHLAVSDLVVVGHADAELLSEGEINSLDDAQVAAQRLAHRGARAVVIKCGTLPARHFEANGDAPDDTVFNTDLYFDGEEFALFEAPHARGVNQDGTSSLFSLAALQGLAGRQVQQEALQYAKRLVTDSLHKIKK, encoded by the coding sequence ATGCCGAACCCCAACGAGCCCGGTTCGCCCCGTTTCCACCCGGTTGTCGTCGGTGCGCTCTATCCAAGCGTCGAGCGTGGTCTGGCGGCCGACCTCGCCGCGGCGCGCGCGCTGGGAGGATGTGGCTATCCTGTCTGCACGTCGCTGGTTATGGCCGGTCACAACGTAGTGACCGATGCGACCGACGTGCCGGAGGACACGATTCGGGCTCAGCTAGAGCATGTCATGCAGACGGTCCAACCCGCCGGCGTCAAGATCGGAGTGCTGTCGTCCCATCCGGCAGCTGAGGCCGTCTTTCGGTTTGCAGATAGCTTCGACGGGCCGGTCGTGCTCGACATCCAGCTCAGCGGGCCGAGTGGTGAGACGGTGCTCACGCGTCGGGGTATCGGTGTGCTCATGGACCATCTCGCCGTCTCAGACCTCGTTGTTGTAGGCCATGCCGATGCCGAGTTGCTCAGCGAGGGTGAGATCAACTCCCTCGACGATGCCCAGGTTGCGGCTCAGCGCCTGGCTCACCGAGGGGCGCGTGCCGTGGTAATCAAGTGCGGCACCCTACCGGCTCGTCACTTCGAAGCAAACGGAGACGCGCCGGATGACACTGTGTTCAACACCGACTTGTACTTTGACGGCGAAGAGTTCGCGCTCTTTGAGGCACCGCACGCCCGTGGCGTAAACCAAGACGGCACTTCCAGCCTGTTTTCCCTCGCAGCGCTTCAGGGGCTTGCGGGTCGGCAGGTCCAGCAAGAAGCGCTACAGTATGCCAAACGCCTGGTAACAGATAGCCTACATAAAATCAAAAAGTAA
- the moeB gene encoding molybdopterin-synthase adenylyltransferase MoeB, with protein MTALSPDETRRYARHLTLPTVGLAGQERLKQASVLLIGAGGLGSPLALYLVAAGVGRIGIVEFDRVDETNLQRQVLYGSRDADRPKLEAAMERLRDLNPHVDLVPHPVRLTSDNALDLIGGYDVVADGSDNFATRYLVSDACVLTGTPNVYGSVFRFEGQVTVFCTDDGPCYRCLYDRPPPPDLVPDCAEGGVLGVLPGLIGTIQATEVLKLILGIGEPLIGRLLLVDALTMQFRSLAIPKDPDCPACGTHPTITHLIDYEAFCASSATSPMSTSPAVPEVTVRDLKDQIDRGERPFILDVRRPDEFAIANLDGTLIPLDELPNRLEEIEEHREESFVVHCRSGGRSAKAVQMLREAGFEGAVNLKGGVLAWSDEIDPSMPKY; from the coding sequence GTGACAGCGCTTTCACCCGACGAAACCCGGCGCTACGCGCGGCACCTGACGCTGCCCACGGTCGGTCTCGCCGGACAAGAACGACTCAAGCAGGCCTCCGTGCTCCTCATCGGCGCGGGCGGGCTCGGGTCGCCGCTCGCCCTCTACCTTGTCGCCGCAGGTGTCGGTCGGATCGGGATCGTAGAGTTCGACCGCGTAGACGAGACGAACCTTCAGCGTCAGGTGCTCTACGGGAGCCGCGACGCCGACCGTCCCAAGCTCGAAGCGGCGATGGAACGACTGCGCGATCTGAACCCGCACGTCGACCTCGTTCCTCATCCGGTGCGGCTGACGAGCGACAACGCGCTCGACCTCATCGGCGGCTACGATGTGGTGGCCGACGGGAGTGATAACTTCGCCACGCGCTACCTCGTCAGCGACGCGTGCGTGCTCACCGGCACGCCGAACGTCTACGGCTCCGTCTTCCGCTTCGAAGGGCAGGTCACGGTATTTTGCACCGATGACGGGCCCTGCTACCGGTGTCTCTACGACCGCCCTCCCCCACCGGACCTCGTCCCGGACTGCGCAGAAGGCGGGGTGCTCGGCGTGCTGCCCGGCCTCATCGGGACGATCCAGGCGACGGAGGTGCTGAAGCTGATCCTCGGCATCGGCGAACCGCTCATCGGTCGCCTGCTGCTCGTCGACGCCTTGACCATGCAGTTTCGCTCCCTCGCTATCCCCAAGGACCCGGACTGCCCTGCCTGCGGTACCCACCCCACGATCACCCATCTCATCGACTACGAGGCGTTCTGCGCCTCCTCAGCCACTTCGCCCATGAGCACCTCCCCCGCTGTCCCCGAAGTCACGGTCCGAGACCTGAAAGACCAGATCGACCGGGGCGAGCGCCCGTTCATCCTCGACGTGCGCCGTCCCGACGAGTTCGCCATTGCCAACCTTGACGGGACGCTGATCCCGCTCGACGAGCTACCGAACCGGCTGGAGGAGATTGAGGAACACCGGGAAGAGAGCTTTGTAGTCCATTGCCGCTCCGGGGGACGCTCGGCGAAGGCGGTGCAGATGCTCCGCGAGGCAGGGTTCGAGGGCGCGGTCAACCTCAAGGGCGGCGTGCTCGCGTGGAGCGACGAGATCGACCCCTCGATGCCGAAGTACTGA
- a CDS encoding septum formation inhibitor Maf: MLPRLSLFALALSLAACSSPEPPDGVPVLAAAAPAAVTPPDEFGDYWYQGLAEITSYDLEQARYGELHPGEAVLIYVTEPFLEDEQVKADDPNADGAATVLKLNATRTFNTGLYPYSMMTSVFAPVEGGPALKVTTSSQEWCGQTFTQLNRRDAGIHLQFYSYFEGEGDQDRMLSDVLLEDDLWTQLRLGPDALPTGDLTLVPGTVHQRFSHRDLAPESATATLADGDGGTRTYILTYPDLGRTLAITFSAAFPHTVETWTETDRAGSQTLTTTATRKAREMLPYWSMNSRADAPRREALRLNG; the protein is encoded by the coding sequence ATGCTGCCTCGCCTCTCGCTCTTCGCCCTCGCACTCTCCCTCGCCGCGTGCTCGTCGCCGGAGCCGCCTGACGGCGTGCCCGTCCTCGCCGCCGCCGCACCAGCCGCCGTCACCCCGCCCGACGAGTTCGGCGACTACTGGTACCAGGGCCTCGCCGAGATCACGAGCTACGACCTGGAGCAGGCCCGCTACGGCGAGCTTCACCCCGGCGAGGCCGTGCTGATCTACGTCACCGAGCCGTTCCTCGAAGACGAGCAGGTCAAAGCGGACGACCCGAACGCCGACGGCGCGGCGACCGTCCTCAAGCTGAACGCGACGCGGACCTTCAACACCGGCCTCTACCCGTACTCGATGATGACCTCGGTCTTCGCGCCCGTCGAGGGCGGTCCGGCGCTCAAGGTCACGACCTCGTCGCAGGAGTGGTGCGGCCAGACGTTTACCCAACTCAACCGCCGCGACGCGGGGATCCACCTCCAGTTCTACTCCTACTTCGAGGGCGAGGGCGACCAGGACCGGATGCTCTCCGACGTGCTCCTCGAAGACGACCTCTGGACCCAGCTTCGCCTGGGCCCCGACGCGCTCCCGACCGGCGACCTGACGCTCGTCCCCGGCACCGTCCACCAGCGCTTCAGCCACCGCGACCTCGCCCCCGAGTCGGCAACGGCCACACTCGCCGACGGCGACGGCGGGACGCGGACCTACATACTGACCTACCCCGACCTCGGCCGGACGCTTGCTATCACCTTCAGCGCGGCGTTCCCGCACACGGTCGAGACCTGGACCGAGACGGACCGTGCCGGCAGTCAGACGCTCACGACGACCGCCACCCGGAAGGCGCGCGAGATGCTACCGTACTGGTCGATGAACAGCCGCGCCGACGCGCCGCGCCGCGAAGCGCTGCGGCTTAACGGATGA
- the miaA gene encoding tRNA (adenosine(37)-N6)-dimethylallyltransferase MiaA, whose translation MERRDRPLDAEVLTVAGGSARPILALIGPTAVGKTALSLTLAERLGGEIVSADSRQVYRSLTIGTAKPSPEELARVPHHFIDELDLDEPFSAGRFAEAASARIRDILRRGRVPVVVGGSTLYLEALMHGLADIPETTPATRDVLMARLRDEGGDVLYRELERLDPTSAATMDATKTQRVVRALEVLRDTGRPLSYYHAHRTPPPFAFGPVVLTRPRAELYERINRRVDQMLEAGLLDENRRLLDAGVSPGLNPLRTIGYREPLAYLRGEVGYDEMVRRLKQNTRRYAKRQLTWFRRRATYRWLDLSGTKGSGVAEDLARSVGRA comes from the coding sequence GTGGAGCGACGAGATCGACCCCTCGATGCCGAAGTACTGACCGTGGCGGGCGGTTCGGCCAGACCGATTCTCGCGCTCATCGGTCCGACAGCCGTAGGCAAGACAGCGCTCAGTCTCACCCTGGCCGAGCGGCTTGGCGGCGAGATCGTCTCGGCGGACAGTCGGCAGGTCTACCGGAGTCTCACGATTGGCACGGCGAAGCCTTCGCCCGAAGAGCTCGCCCGCGTCCCGCACCACTTCATCGACGAACTGGACCTGGACGAGCCGTTTTCGGCGGGGCGATTCGCCGAGGCTGCGAGCGCTCGCATCAGAGATATCCTTCGCCGCGGCCGGGTCCCGGTTGTCGTTGGCGGCTCGACACTCTACCTCGAAGCTCTCATGCACGGGCTGGCCGACATTCCCGAGACGACGCCCGCCACGCGCGATGTCCTGATGGCACGGCTGCGCGACGAGGGCGGCGACGTGCTCTACCGCGAACTGGAGCGTCTCGACCCGACGAGCGCCGCGACGATGGACGCGACCAAGACGCAGCGCGTCGTCCGTGCGCTCGAAGTGCTGCGCGACACCGGTCGCCCGCTGTCGTACTACCACGCCCACCGAACGCCGCCCCCGTTCGCGTTTGGGCCGGTCGTCCTTACGCGGCCACGCGCCGAGTTGTACGAGCGCATCAACCGGCGCGTAGATCAGATGCTGGAGGCGGGGCTGCTAGACGAGAACCGTCGCCTGCTGGATGCCGGTGTCTCGCCGGGCCTCAACCCGCTTCGGACGATCGGCTACCGCGAGCCGCTGGCCTACCTCCGAGGCGAGGTCGGGTACGACGAGATGGTCCGACGCCTGAAGCAGAACACGCGGCGCTATGCCAAGCGCCAGCTCACCTGGTTCCGCCGTCGCGCCACCTACCGCTGGCTCGACCTCAGCGGTACAAAAGGCTCCGGGGTCGCAGAAGACCTGGCGCGTTCCGTCGGTCGTGCCTAA
- a CDS encoding TRAP transporter substrate-binding protein gives MERRRFIQRAALGTAAAGLVGCASDGGEAEGGAPAVAGRRVRWRLASSFPRSSDIIYRAAETLAERVAALTDGRFEIRAYPAGEIVPGLNVLDAVQNRTVAMGHTAGYYYVGKNPALAFETGVPFGLTARQHNAWLLYGGGLDKTRALLADFGVVNLPGGNTGTQMGGWWRREVGSLADLRGLKMRIPGLGARVMDRLGVTALTLPGGEIYQALERSTIDATEWIGPYDDEKLGFYKVAQRYYYPGWWEPSAMLSFYVNQAEWDRLPAPYQAALEAAAHEVNERMLAEYDAQNPPALQRLLDAGVELQPFPDDVMQAAYAASQDLFAEAAAGDADYRDVYEHYRRFQQDADRWHALAEQTYASFSPAGPSG, from the coding sequence ATGGAACGACGGCGATTTATTCAGCGGGCGGCGCTCGGCACGGCAGCAGCCGGGCTCGTGGGCTGCGCGAGCGACGGGGGCGAGGCCGAAGGCGGAGCACCAGCCGTAGCCGGGCGGCGCGTCCGGTGGCGGCTCGCCTCCAGCTTCCCGCGCTCGTCGGACATCATCTACCGCGCCGCCGAAACCCTCGCCGAGCGCGTCGCCGCCCTCACGGACGGCCGGTTCGAGATCCGGGCCTACCCAGCGGGCGAGATCGTCCCCGGCCTGAACGTCCTCGACGCGGTCCAGAACCGGACCGTCGCGATGGGGCACACGGCGGGGTACTACTACGTCGGCAAGAACCCGGCGCTCGCCTTCGAGACCGGCGTGCCGTTCGGACTCACAGCGCGGCAGCACAACGCGTGGCTGCTCTACGGCGGCGGCCTCGACAAGACGCGGGCGCTCCTGGCCGACTTTGGGGTCGTCAACCTCCCCGGTGGCAACACGGGCACGCAGATGGGCGGGTGGTGGCGGCGCGAGGTCGGGTCGCTCGCTGACCTGCGCGGGCTCAAGATGCGGATTCCCGGCCTCGGCGCGCGCGTCATGGACCGCCTCGGGGTGACGGCGCTCACGCTCCCCGGCGGCGAGATCTACCAGGCCCTCGAACGGAGCACGATCGACGCGACGGAGTGGATCGGGCCGTACGACGACGAGAAGCTCGGCTTCTACAAAGTCGCCCAGCGCTACTACTACCCCGGCTGGTGGGAGCCGAGCGCGATGCTCTCGTTCTATGTCAACCAGGCCGAGTGGGACCGCCTGCCCGCACCCTACCAGGCGGCGCTCGAAGCGGCGGCGCACGAGGTCAACGAGCGGATGCTCGCCGAGTACGACGCCCAGAACCCGCCCGCGCTCCAGCGTCTCCTCGACGCGGGCGTCGAGCTGCAGCCGTTCCCGGACGACGTGATGCAGGCGGCCTACGCGGCCTCGCAAGACCTCTTCGCCGAGGCGGCTGCCGGCGACGCGGACTACCGCGACGTGTACGAGCACTACCGCCGCTTCCAGCAGGACGCCGACCGGTGGCACGCGCTCGCCGAACAGACCTACGCGAGCTTTTCGCCTGCTGGCCCATCAGGGTAG